A window of the Arachis duranensis cultivar V14167 chromosome 5, aradu.V14167.gnm2.J7QH, whole genome shotgun sequence genome harbors these coding sequences:
- the LOC107490112 gene encoding lupeol synthase, with amino-acid sequence FALYITGSLKEVIGAEHKKEIIRYLYNHQNEDGGWGFHIEGHSTMFGSGLSYIALRILGEELEHHEDMPMARARKWILDHGGLVTIPSWGKFWVSVLGVYEWSGCNPFPPELWLQPKFSPFHPGKIMSYCRMLYMSISYVYGKRFVGSITGLIKSLRKEMYNQPYDQINWNKARNTIAKEDLYYPHSLIQDVLWGFLYHIGEPFLNRWPFSMLRQKALQITMTHIRYEDEISNYLCIGVVEKVLSLIACWIEDRNSEAYKLHLARIPDYFWVAEDGLKIVGIGSQMWDVAFGIEAILACDLNEEFGPTLRKAYDFLKASQVLENPYGDFMAMHRHISKGAWPFSIHDQALQVSDSTGEGLKLSILLSRMPIEIVGDKVETQRLYDAVNVILSIQSSNGGFPAWEPQRGYQWLEKFNPTEFFESVIVEMDYVECTSSALQGLLIFREQYPMHRRQEIDHSISKAIHFIENSQNSDGSWYGCWSICYTYGTWFAVEGLKACGRNYHNSPSLRKACEFLLSKQLPNGGWGESYLSSQNKVYTNLEGNRANLIQTSWALLSLIGAGQFLDAKNVDCANHWNFAVKTKKAEIDATPIHKGIKLIINSQMEDGDFPQPDATGVFFRNCVINYASHRNIFPIWALGEYRRRVLHA; translated from the exons TTTGCATTATATATTACAGGATCCCTTAAAGAAGTTATAGGAGCAGAACACAAGAAAGAAATAATTCGATATTTGTATAATCACCAG AATGAAGATGGAGGATGGGGGTTCCATATAGAAGGCCACAGCACAATGTTTGGATCAGGATTGAGTTACATTGCATTGAGAATTCTTGGAGAAGAACTTGAACATCATGAAGACATGCCAATGGCCAGAGCCAGAAAGTGGATCCTTGATCATGGTGGTTTAGTGACTATTCCATCCTGGGGAAAGTTCTGGGTTTCG GTGCTTGGAGTTTATGAGTGGTCAGGTTGCAATCCATTTCCACCAGAGTTATGGCTTCAACCCAAATTCAGTCCTTTTCATCCAG GAAAAATCATGTCCTATTGTCGGATGCTTTACATGTCCATATCATACGTATATGGGAAGAGATTTGTAGGTTCTATTACTGGCTTAATCAAGTCTCTTAGAAAAGAAATGTACAACCAACCTTATGATCAAATTAACTGGAACAAAGCCAGAAATACTATTGCTAAG GAAGATCTATATTACCCACATTCTTTAATACAAGATGTGTTATGGGGATTTCTCTATCACATTGGAGAGCCCTTCCTAAATCGGTGGCCCTTTTCAATGCTTAGACAGAAGGCACTTCAAATTACAATGACTCATATACGATATGAGGATGAGATTAGTAACTATCTTTGCATTGGAGTTGTAGAGAAG GTGTTATCTTTGATCGCATGTTGGATTGAAGATCGCAACTCAGAGGCATACAAACTTCATTTAGCTCGAATTCCTGATTATTTTTGGGTTGCTGAAGATGGTTTAAAAATTGTG GGTATCGGTAGTCAAATGTGGGATGTAGCTTTTGGTATAGAAGCAATACTTGCTTGTGATCTTAATGAAGAATTTGGACCTACACTTAGGAAAGCATATGACTTCTTGAAGGCTTCACAG GTTCTTGAAAATCCATATGGTGACTTCATGGCAATGCATAGACATATTTCAAAAGGGGCGTGGCCATTCTCAATACATGATCAGGCTTTACAAGTTTCTGATAGCACCGGAGAAGGATTAAAG CTGTCGATCTTGTTGTCAAGAATGCCAATTGAAATTGTTGGGGACAAAGTTGAAACACAAAGACTATACGATGCTGTGAATGTTATTCTCTCCATACAA AGTAGTAATGGCGGTTTCCCTGCTTGGGAGCCTCAAAGAGGCTATCAATGGTTAGAG AAATTCAATCCAACAGAATTCTTTGAAAGCGTTATCGTTGAGATGGA TTACGTAGAGTGCACATCATCGGCACTGCAGGGCTTGCTTATATTTAGAGAGCAATACCCAATGCATAGAAGACAAGAAATAGATCACTCTATTTCCAAGGCAATCCATTTCATTGAAAACTCACAAAATTCAGATGGCTCATG GTATGGTTGTTGGAGTATTTGTTATACCTATGGCACATGGTTTGCTGTGGAAGGACTAAAAGCTTGCGGAAGGAATTACCATAATAGTCCTTCGTTGCGCAAAGCATGTGAATTTTTGTTGTCAAAACAACTTCCTAATGGTGGTTGGGGTGAAAGTTACTTGTCAAGCCAAAACAAG GTATATACAAATCTAGAAGGTAACCGTGCAAACTTAATTCAAACTTCATGGGCTTTATTGTCACTTATTGGAGCAGGACAG TTTTTAGATGCAAAGAATGTAGATTGTGCTAATCATTGGAATTTTgctgtaaaaactaaaaaggcTGAGATAGATGCTACACCCATACACAAAGGAATAAAGTTaataatcaattcacaaatgGAAGATGGAGATTTTCCACAGCCG GACGCAACAGGAGTGTTTTTCAGAAACTGTGTCATAAACTATGCATCACATCGTAACATATTTCCTATATGGGCTCTTGGAGAGTATCGGCGCAGAGTGTTGCATGCATAA
- the LOC107490124 gene encoding TORTIFOLIA1-like protein 2 isoform X1, whose product MSYHSLLSTKMKKPHSQQHNNHQSQAKTLFELKQKVVTALNKLSDRDTHQIGVEELQRTARSLTADSVSPFLSCLLDTDSDQKASIRKECVRLMATVADVHGDLVLPYLPKMVSSIVRRLRDADSVVRETCVDAVGVLASKIVNGCGGDRAFVAVVRPIFEALGEQNKHVQSGSAMCLARIVDNTSDPPVAVLQKMLVRTLKLLKNPHFMAKPALVELNKSIIQGGGAPSENVLSTAIASIQEALKDSDWATRKAAAVALGEIGLSGASFLACLRASCIRSLESCRFDKVKPVRDAVLQALKYWRILPGPNTPEPSETGSSIKASTENTCRGDSADLSSTTESGQRDLKAQKVYTKSTMGRVPLSARKGGQSYAGNPQHLKDDWQVEIAVPRTHSIVEFHSLNEDSESSSVTKPLETISVEVTSMRDIGYEYVPMDDKQECSSVSNLTNDNFETKFLAASHECFIKNGFQKPLASEQFGEEGSCNEQMYSMKSQNPRSSGSTITEQNPHAPHECCCVQLANDMICIQNQLSDMEIKQANMMHQLQMFTTGIMDALSTIQSKMVGLENVIDRLTQESVQEGRHSYSENSKFFRPSQNTASPRFSTCTPRPSVDINGKPSGLSSNKKSESWEKKTFSRSQPRNFAGDTADSWKSYKPKNARNFTEKDMLNSSANDTRSMISTQVRKNDDIFSCATRAKPRIGCRVSNTNYWKCVKRLVSEGDLNSAYMESLCSGDELILVELLNKTGPVIESLSVKTVNVLISTLASYILEGRFFNTIIPWLQQIVEMSTIHGPNCIALSIEVKEQLLSAVQEAGDLNIISHAERRCATELAMKLHHIWGKINETS is encoded by the exons ATGAGTTATCATTCGTTGCTTTCAACgaagatgaagaagccacaCTCGCAGCAACATAACAACCACCAATCGCAAGCGAAAACGCTCTTCGAGCTGAAGCAAAAGGTAGTTACAGCTCTCAACAAGCTTTCCGACCGCGACACGCACCAGATCGGCGTCGAGGAGCTCCAGAGGACTGCGCGCTCGCTAACCGCCGATTCCGTCTCGCCGTTCCTCTCCTGCCTCCTCGACACCGATTCCGACCAGAAGGCCTCCATACGGAAAGAATGCGTCCGCCTTATGGCCACCGTCGCCGACGTCCACGGCGACCTCGTTCTCCCGTACCTTCCGAAGATGGTGTCCAGCATCGTGAGGCGGTTGAGGGATGCGGATTCGGTGGTTAGGGAGACGTGCGTGGACGCGGTTGGGGTTTTGGCGTCCAAGATTGTTAATGGCTGCGGCGGAGACAGGGCGTTTGTGGCGGTGGTGAGGCCGATATTCGAGGCGTTAGGGGAGCAAAACAAGCACGTGCAGAGCGGGTCGGCGATGTGCCTGGCGAGGATTGTGGATAATACTAGTGATCCTCCAGTGGCGGTTTTGCAGAAGATGCTTGTAAGAACTCTCAAGTTGCTTAAGAATCCGCACTTCATGGCGAAACCGGCACTTGTTGAGTTGAACAAGAGCATTATCCAG ggTGGGGGCGCTCCGTCCGAGAATGTGCTGTCCACTGCTATTGCTAGCATCCAAGAGGCCCTAAAGGACAGTGATTGGGCGACACGCAAAGCGGCTGCCGTGGCACTAGGAGAGATTGGTTTGAGTGGTGCTTCTTTCTTGGCATGTTTAAGGGCTTCCTGTATTCGTTCTCTTGAGTCATGTAGATTTGACAAG GTGAAACCAGTGAGGGATGCTGTTTTGCAAGCACTTAAGTATTGGAGAATTCTTCCAGGCCCTAATACTCCTGAGCCTTCTGAAACAGGATCCTCCATAAAAG CATCCACAGAAAACACATGCAGAGGTGACTCGGCTGATCTTAGTAGTACAACCGAATCTGGACAGAGAGATCTCAAGGCCCAAAAGGTTTACACAAAATCAACTATGGGAAGAGTTCCTCTGTCTGCTAGAAAGGGAGGTCAAAGTTATGCCGGAAATCCTCAGCATCTCAAAGACGATTGGCAGGTTGAAATTGCAGTTCCTAGAACTCATTCTATAGTGGAATTCCATAGCCTGAATGAAGATTCTGAGAGTAGTTCTGTCACCAAGCCATTAGAAACAATTAGTGTAGAAGTTACAAGCATGCGCGACATTGGTTATGAATATGTTCCTATGGATGACAAGCAGGAGTGCTCCTCTGTCTCTAATCTTACCAATGATAACTTTGAGACCAAGTTTTTAGCTGCTTCTCATGAATGCTTTATAAAGAATGGATTTCAGAAGCCACTTGCAAGTGAACAGTTTGGTGAAGAAGGAAGTTGTAATGAACAAATGTACTCCATGAAGTCTCAGAATCCTAGAAGTTCCGGTTCTACAATAACAGAGCAAAATCCCCATGCTCCACATGAATGTTGCTGTGTTCAACTTGCAAATGATATGATCTGTATTCAGAATCAGCTTTCGGATATGGAAATCAAACAGGCAAATATGATGCATCAGTTACAG ATGTTTACAACTGGCATAATGGATGCCCTTTCTACAATCCAATCAAAAATGGTAGGCTTAGAAAACGTAATTGATAGATTAACTCAAGAATCCGTACAAGAAGGAAGACATTCTTATTCAGAAAACTCCAAATTTTTTAGGCCGAGTCAAAATACAGCTTCTCCTAGGTTCTCCACATGCACTCCAAGGCCATCTGTAGATATTAATGGTAAGCCGTCTGGCTTGTCATCAAATAAAAAATCCGAAAGTTGGGAGAAGAAAACATTTTCAAGGAGCCAACCAAGGAACTTTGCTGGAGATACCGCAGATTCATGGAAAAGCTACAAGCCAAAGAATGCAAGGAATTTTACAGAGAAGGATATGTTGAACAGTTCTGCGAATGATACACGCAGCATGATTTCTACTCAAGTGagaaagaatgatgatatctttTCCTGTGCTACCAGAGCCAAACCCAGAATTGGTTGTCGTGTGAGTAATACCAACTACTGGAAATGTGTGAAACGGCTTGTGAGTGAAGGGGATCTAAACTCTGCATACATGGAATCTCTATGCTCTGGTGATGAACTTATACTTGTTGAGCTTCTGAATAAAACCGGTCCGGTCATAGAGAGTTTATCAGTGAAGACAGTCAACGTTCTTATTAGTACTTTAGCATCATATATTCTTGAAGGAAGATTCTTTAATACGATAATCCCCTGGTTGCAGCAG atTGTTGAAATGAGCACCATCCATGGACCAAATTGCATTGCTCTCTCCATTGAAGTCAAGGAACAGCTTCTATCTGCAGTTCAGGAAGCTGGGGACTTGAATATTATCAGTCACGCAGAAAGAAGGTGTGCCACTGAGTTAGCAATGAAGTTGCATCATATATGGGGTAAGATTAATGAAACTTCATAA
- the LOC107490124 gene encoding TORTIFOLIA1-like protein 2 isoform X2, with product MKKPHSQQHNNHQSQAKTLFELKQKVVTALNKLSDRDTHQIGVEELQRTARSLTADSVSPFLSCLLDTDSDQKASIRKECVRLMATVADVHGDLVLPYLPKMVSSIVRRLRDADSVVRETCVDAVGVLASKIVNGCGGDRAFVAVVRPIFEALGEQNKHVQSGSAMCLARIVDNTSDPPVAVLQKMLVRTLKLLKNPHFMAKPALVELNKSIIQGGGAPSENVLSTAIASIQEALKDSDWATRKAAAVALGEIGLSGASFLACLRASCIRSLESCRFDKVKPVRDAVLQALKYWRILPGPNTPEPSETGSSIKASTENTCRGDSADLSSTTESGQRDLKAQKVYTKSTMGRVPLSARKGGQSYAGNPQHLKDDWQVEIAVPRTHSIVEFHSLNEDSESSSVTKPLETISVEVTSMRDIGYEYVPMDDKQECSSVSNLTNDNFETKFLAASHECFIKNGFQKPLASEQFGEEGSCNEQMYSMKSQNPRSSGSTITEQNPHAPHECCCVQLANDMICIQNQLSDMEIKQANMMHQLQMFTTGIMDALSTIQSKMVGLENVIDRLTQESVQEGRHSYSENSKFFRPSQNTASPRFSTCTPRPSVDINGKPSGLSSNKKSESWEKKTFSRSQPRNFAGDTADSWKSYKPKNARNFTEKDMLNSSANDTRSMISTQVRKNDDIFSCATRAKPRIGCRVSNTNYWKCVKRLVSEGDLNSAYMESLCSGDELILVELLNKTGPVIESLSVKTVNVLISTLASYILEGRFFNTIIPWLQQIVEMSTIHGPNCIALSIEVKEQLLSAVQEAGDLNIISHAERRCATELAMKLHHIWGKINETS from the exons atgaagaagccacaCTCGCAGCAACATAACAACCACCAATCGCAAGCGAAAACGCTCTTCGAGCTGAAGCAAAAGGTAGTTACAGCTCTCAACAAGCTTTCCGACCGCGACACGCACCAGATCGGCGTCGAGGAGCTCCAGAGGACTGCGCGCTCGCTAACCGCCGATTCCGTCTCGCCGTTCCTCTCCTGCCTCCTCGACACCGATTCCGACCAGAAGGCCTCCATACGGAAAGAATGCGTCCGCCTTATGGCCACCGTCGCCGACGTCCACGGCGACCTCGTTCTCCCGTACCTTCCGAAGATGGTGTCCAGCATCGTGAGGCGGTTGAGGGATGCGGATTCGGTGGTTAGGGAGACGTGCGTGGACGCGGTTGGGGTTTTGGCGTCCAAGATTGTTAATGGCTGCGGCGGAGACAGGGCGTTTGTGGCGGTGGTGAGGCCGATATTCGAGGCGTTAGGGGAGCAAAACAAGCACGTGCAGAGCGGGTCGGCGATGTGCCTGGCGAGGATTGTGGATAATACTAGTGATCCTCCAGTGGCGGTTTTGCAGAAGATGCTTGTAAGAACTCTCAAGTTGCTTAAGAATCCGCACTTCATGGCGAAACCGGCACTTGTTGAGTTGAACAAGAGCATTATCCAG ggTGGGGGCGCTCCGTCCGAGAATGTGCTGTCCACTGCTATTGCTAGCATCCAAGAGGCCCTAAAGGACAGTGATTGGGCGACACGCAAAGCGGCTGCCGTGGCACTAGGAGAGATTGGTTTGAGTGGTGCTTCTTTCTTGGCATGTTTAAGGGCTTCCTGTATTCGTTCTCTTGAGTCATGTAGATTTGACAAG GTGAAACCAGTGAGGGATGCTGTTTTGCAAGCACTTAAGTATTGGAGAATTCTTCCAGGCCCTAATACTCCTGAGCCTTCTGAAACAGGATCCTCCATAAAAG CATCCACAGAAAACACATGCAGAGGTGACTCGGCTGATCTTAGTAGTACAACCGAATCTGGACAGAGAGATCTCAAGGCCCAAAAGGTTTACACAAAATCAACTATGGGAAGAGTTCCTCTGTCTGCTAGAAAGGGAGGTCAAAGTTATGCCGGAAATCCTCAGCATCTCAAAGACGATTGGCAGGTTGAAATTGCAGTTCCTAGAACTCATTCTATAGTGGAATTCCATAGCCTGAATGAAGATTCTGAGAGTAGTTCTGTCACCAAGCCATTAGAAACAATTAGTGTAGAAGTTACAAGCATGCGCGACATTGGTTATGAATATGTTCCTATGGATGACAAGCAGGAGTGCTCCTCTGTCTCTAATCTTACCAATGATAACTTTGAGACCAAGTTTTTAGCTGCTTCTCATGAATGCTTTATAAAGAATGGATTTCAGAAGCCACTTGCAAGTGAACAGTTTGGTGAAGAAGGAAGTTGTAATGAACAAATGTACTCCATGAAGTCTCAGAATCCTAGAAGTTCCGGTTCTACAATAACAGAGCAAAATCCCCATGCTCCACATGAATGTTGCTGTGTTCAACTTGCAAATGATATGATCTGTATTCAGAATCAGCTTTCGGATATGGAAATCAAACAGGCAAATATGATGCATCAGTTACAG ATGTTTACAACTGGCATAATGGATGCCCTTTCTACAATCCAATCAAAAATGGTAGGCTTAGAAAACGTAATTGATAGATTAACTCAAGAATCCGTACAAGAAGGAAGACATTCTTATTCAGAAAACTCCAAATTTTTTAGGCCGAGTCAAAATACAGCTTCTCCTAGGTTCTCCACATGCACTCCAAGGCCATCTGTAGATATTAATGGTAAGCCGTCTGGCTTGTCATCAAATAAAAAATCCGAAAGTTGGGAGAAGAAAACATTTTCAAGGAGCCAACCAAGGAACTTTGCTGGAGATACCGCAGATTCATGGAAAAGCTACAAGCCAAAGAATGCAAGGAATTTTACAGAGAAGGATATGTTGAACAGTTCTGCGAATGATACACGCAGCATGATTTCTACTCAAGTGagaaagaatgatgatatctttTCCTGTGCTACCAGAGCCAAACCCAGAATTGGTTGTCGTGTGAGTAATACCAACTACTGGAAATGTGTGAAACGGCTTGTGAGTGAAGGGGATCTAAACTCTGCATACATGGAATCTCTATGCTCTGGTGATGAACTTATACTTGTTGAGCTTCTGAATAAAACCGGTCCGGTCATAGAGAGTTTATCAGTGAAGACAGTCAACGTTCTTATTAGTACTTTAGCATCATATATTCTTGAAGGAAGATTCTTTAATACGATAATCCCCTGGTTGCAGCAG atTGTTGAAATGAGCACCATCCATGGACCAAATTGCATTGCTCTCTCCATTGAAGTCAAGGAACAGCTTCTATCTGCAGTTCAGGAAGCTGGGGACTTGAATATTATCAGTCACGCAGAAAGAAGGTGTGCCACTGAGTTAGCAATGAAGTTGCATCATATATGGGGTAAGATTAATGAAACTTCATAA
- the LOC127747661 gene encoding lupeol synthase yields the protein MWKLKIAEGGKKLVSGNNFIGRQHWEFDPNAGTPQERAEVERLRQEFTKNRFSIKQSSDLLMRMQLTKENQCGAIPEAVKVGEEEKITKEALITTMRRSLTFFSSIQAHDGHWPADFSGPLFFIQPLVSYDQIHNSVFI from the exons ATGTGGAAGTTGAAGATAGCAGAAGGAGGAAAGAAGTTGGTTTCAGGGAACAATTTCATAGGAAGACAACATTGGGAGTTTGATCCAAATGCAGGAACACCACAAGAGCGTGCCGAGGTTGAAAGGCTGCGCCAAGAATTCACTAAAAATAGATTTTCCATCAAACAAAGCTCTGACCTCTTAATGAGAATGCAG CTCACAAAGGAGAACCAATGTGGAGCAATACCAGAAGCAGTGAAAgtgggagaagaagagaagataaCAAAAGAAGCATTGATTACAACAATGAGAAGATctctcacttttttttcttctattcaaGCACATGATGGTCACTGGCCTGCGGACTTTTCTGGCCCTTTGTTTTTCATCCAACCTTTGGTTAGCTACGATCAAATTCATAATAgtgtttttatataa